A window from Zingiber officinale cultivar Zhangliang chromosome 7A, Zo_v1.1, whole genome shotgun sequence encodes these proteins:
- the LOC122001710 gene encoding transcription factor RAX2-like → MGRTPCCDKANVKRGPWSPEEDASLKSYIEKNGFGGNWITLPLKAGLKRCGKSCRLRWLNYLRPNIKHGGFTEEEDGIIYALYDRIGSRWSAIASHLAGRTDNDVKNHWNTKLKKKLLTAKAVRTGSLASSVPIKNEALDRAEFNFANPSPLPLPSDQMPFPETNFVEHVVSPTEEPSAAPSSSVSSWCSSSDELFLSALGLGDAGDFFLGSYGYDHQEIETIPWNPGTDDREED, encoded by the exons ATGGGAAGAACTCCGTGCTGCGACAAGGCCAACGTCAAGCGAGGACCGTGGTCGCCGGAGGAGGACGCCTCCCTGAAAAGCTACATCGAGAAGAACGGCTTCGGAGGCAACTGGATCACTTTGCCCCTAAAAGCAG GCCTCAAGAGATGCGGCAAGAGCTGCCGCCTGAGATGGCTCAACTACCTCCGCCCTAATATCAAGCACGGCGGATTCACGGAGGAGGAGGACGGCATCATTTACGCTCTCTACGATCGAATCGGTAGCAG GTGGTCGGCGATTGCTTCCCACTTGGCGGGGCGAACGGACAACGATGTGAAGAACCACTGGAACACCAAGCTCAAGAAGAAGCTGCTCACGGCGAAGGCCGTCCGCACTGGATCCCTCGCCTCGTCTGTTCCCATCAAAAACGAAGCTCTCGACCGGGCCGAGTTCAACTTCGCCAACCCTAGTCCTCTTCCACTACCCAGCGACCAGATGCCGTTCCCTGAGACGAATTTCGTCGAGCATGTGGTGTCCCCGACGGAGGAACCCTCGGCGGCTCCGTCGTCATCGGTGAGCAGCTGGTGTAGCTCGTCCGACGAGCTGTTCCTCTCGGCCCTCGGGCTGGGAGACGCCGGCGACTTCTTTCTCGGCAGCTATGGCTATGACCACCAGGAAATCGAAACAATTCCATGGAACCCAGGAACCGACGACAGAGAAGAAGACTAG